The following DNA comes from Miscanthus floridulus cultivar M001 chromosome 5, ASM1932011v1, whole genome shotgun sequence.
AAAGTTACACTCTTTTGTGGCAATTTTCGATCCATATTAGGATTCTACTAACAAGCAACAAAGATTTGCTTCGAGCTGAGCAGTTTCTTCTGCTGTAAAGCACGCAGCCTGGCGTCGGTGGCCATCCATGTGCTCGCCCTGCTGTTTTGCCCAAAGACTGCACCTTGTGGCAGCAGCCCTATTTAAATCCCTGCACTGCAAGCATTAGCTTCATGTGCAGTGTCAGCTACTGCTGCTGCTTGGTGCCACCTCTGGCCCTGGACTGTTGAATTGCCGTGCTTAGCGTGTAGGTGTAGAAAATGGTAGGTTTTCGTGTGTGCCCTACCGGTGATGTCGGCTATCTTGGTCGGGTCCGTATGTTTGGACCAAATTTTCTTCATGATGTTACCCTAGTACTGGGAAGAAAAGGGTTTCTTCTTCTCTGTAGCCGGGATGAATCATCCGTGCGGCTTTTTCGTTGCGTGTTTCATGGTATCAAAGAACATGGAGGGTTAGGTACCAGGCATCTTCCTCTATGCTCTGCTTTCCCAAAAGATGTGACTAATAAAGTAGAGCTCTCGACATTAACAGAGGCCACTAATTTCTTTTGGCTCCTTTTTAATTCTCAGTGCTGGGTGTGGTTTTTTTTACTTTAGCCTTTTTTCTTGTATAGCCAAACAACTTTTGTTTGATTGAGCACTTTACTCTTATACGGAGTACATAAGTGATACGAAAGTTTTTCCTCTCAAAAAGATGTGCTTTGAATACTTTAATTTTAGTATTAAAAGGCAGTACTGTCCTCAGAGGCCGCCACATGTCAGTGGATTCGTCTCCTCCCAAGCAAGAACATTAAATAAATAAGATCAATGCAATCTTCTAGAAAAGTTAAACACCAGCACCAGTACTCTTAGTTTTACCTTTCTAGAACTAAGATTTACGAAGTAAAAAGCTGGGACCAGGTTTTGTTACCTCGGACTAGTGTCATCATTTCAACAATGTAGTTGTAATTATTTTGGCATGGACCTGCTGAAAATCTGTAAGCAGTTTAGGTAAAACACAGTGATCACATGAGCTGGAAATTGCACTTATTTCTTCAGCAATTTACCATCTGTAATTTTTCTCCTGATGTAGTTCTGTACTCTAGTATCATCATAAATGGTTTGAACCTACATTGACTTCCATTTTGTGATGACTGCCTTTTATCCACAGACAGTTGTTACACAAATCAAATATGTTGTTTTTCGATTTTTTTTGTGATGATTAGGATTACTAATTGTTGTTAAAATACCCGCATTGAAGAGTTTGCTGTCCTGACATTGTTTTCTTTCTACCTTTTCAGTGAGGACACAGCTAAGAGAAGGACCCAGAAAAGCAAAAGTTTCAAAGAGGTTGAAAAATTTGATGTTTTTGTGCTGGAGAAAAGTTCCGGTTGCAAATTCCGATCGTTGCAACTTTTGCTCTTCGCTATCATGTCTGCTGCATTTCTAACACTCCTATACACACCATCTGTGTATGAACATCAGTTGCAGTCAAGCTCTCGGTGAGTATACATGCGCGCAATATCCAGTAATGCAGTAGAGAATCATGATACCTCCCCATTAGTTCATGGTGTAATGTTTTCGTGATTGAGCCATGAAGTTTTTAATATAACCATACAATGTCTATTTATGTGGTGCTTATGCTGTCCATGATGCTTTTGCAGGCTTGTCAATGGGTGGATATGGGATAAGAGAAGCTCTGATCCCCGATATGTATCTTCTGCCACCATTCAATGGGAGGATGTATATAAAAGTATCCAACATCTGAATGTTGGTGAACAAAAGCTCAGTGTTGGACTCCTGAATTTTAATAGAACTGAGTTTGGCGCTTGGACACATATGCTCCCAGAAAGTGATTTTTCAATCATAAGGCTAGAGCATGCCAATGAAAGCATTACCTGGCAGACTCTCTATCCTGAATGGATAGATGAGGAGGAAGAAACAGAGATACCATCTTGCCCTTCGCTTCCAGATCCAAGTTTTCCAAGAGGGACACACTTTGATGTTGTTGCTGTTAAGCTTCCCTGTTCTCGTGTGGCGGGTTGGTCAAGAGATGTTGCAAGGCTGCATTTGCAGTTATCAGCAGCAAAATTAGCGGCAGCCACAACAAGAGGCAATAGTGGAATCCATGTGCTGTTTGTGACTGATTGCTTCCCAATTCCAAATCTCTTCTCTTGCAAGGACCTAGTGAAACGTGAAGTCAATGCTTGGCTGTACAAACCTGACGTGAAGGCTCTAAAGGATAAGCTCAGGCTGCCTGTTGGTTCCTGTGAGCTTGCTGTTCCACTCAGTGCAAAAGGTAAGTTAACTAATGTATCAAGCTTGTAATAGCTTCCCATAAGAAGTTGCTCATTATTTCCCTAGTGTACCCTAATGCACATATCCAAAAAAAACTAGTAACTCTATAGATTATAATGCATGCATGAACTTTCCAACACTATCTATGGATACAAGTCTAGCTTGCTTTAAACTTGTTGGAAAAAGAAACTCAAAATATACGTATTAAAGGGTTTTTTACCTGAATCATGAACAATTCCTGTCTTCTGCAGCACGACTCTACACGGTAGATAGACATAGAGAAGCATATGCTACAATACTGCATTCAGCAAGTGAATATGTTTGTGGTGCGATCACAGCAGCTCAAAGCATTCGTCAAGCAGGATCAACAAGGGACCTTGTTATTCTTGTTGATGACACCATAAGTGACCACCACCGCAAGGGGCTGGAATCTGCGGGGTGGAAGGTCAGAATAATAGAGAGGATCCGGAATCCCAAAGCTGAACGCGATGCCTACAACGAATGGAACTACAGCAAATTCAGGCTATGGCAGCTTACAGATTATGACAAGGTTATTTTTATTGATGCTGATCTCATCATCCTGAGGAACATTGATTTCTTGTTTGCAATGCCTGAAATCACTGCAAGTGGGAACAATGCAACACTCTTCAACTCCGGAGTGATGGTCATTGAGCCTTCAAACTGCACATTCCAGTTACTGATGGAGCACATCAATGAGATAACATCGTACAATGGTGGTGACCAAGGGTACCTGAATGAGATATTCACATGGTGGCATCGGATTCCAAAACACATGAATTTCTTGAAGCATTTCTGGGAGGGTGATGAAGAGGAAGTGAAGGCCAAGAAGACTCGGTTGTTTGGTGCTAACCCACCGATCCTCTATGTTCTTCACTACTTGGGGCGGAAGCCATGGTTATGCTTCCGGGACTACGATTGCAACTGGAATGTTGAAATTCTGCGGGAGTTTGCGAGTGATGTTGCGCATGCTCGCTGGTGGAAGGTGCACAACAAGATGCCGAAGAAGCTTCAGAGCTATTGCCTTCTGAGGTCAAGGTTGAAGGCTGGGTTGGAGTGGGAGCGGCGGCAGGCTGAGAAAGCAAACTTCACTGATGGGCATTGGAAACGGAACATAACTGATCCGAGGCTGAAAACTTGCTTTGAGAAGTTCTGCTTCTGGGAGAGCATGCTATGGCATTGGGGTGAGAACAAGACCAACTCGACGCAGAACAGCGCAGTGCCAGCAACACCTACTGCGAGCCTGTCGAGCTCATGAGATTTGTTGTAGATAGCTTTGTTGAGAGTAGTATACCGGATACAAAACTTCCGAAGCTCAATACATACAAAGCAACAGCTCTGTAAAGGTAGCTATGTAGGCCTTTCCCCGAATGACTATACTTTTGTTCGCCGTCACAGCTGCAGCGCCCTCCCGCTGCTTTCTGATGGTTAACAATTCTTTTGGTTTTTGCCAATAATTCATCAGTATAGGCTGTTTTTCCTCTCTGGCTTGAGTCCTGTCCGGGTCTGTTGCTTCAAATCCCATTGTCTATTGCTTTTGATGCAGTACGCCTGGCTTTTGATGCAGTACGCCTGGTTTGATGTATGGTGGTTGAACAGTTTCAGTGATAAATCTGGAGTGATGCAATATGAGATTGCTGACCAGCGAACACTGCATCATCTTGGCATGAATATGATGGCGTCATTTTTTATGGCGTAGTGAAGTTGGATTAGCTTGATTGCTGGGGACCAAATGATATTCTTTGAGTGCTGTTTGGGATGAATGAAACCACCCTGTGTTTTGAGCTCTTTGCATGCAGCATCTCGGTGTTTCTGGTTGTGTGCCACCTAACCATGGACGCAATGCAAGCATTCAAATGCCGTGCCTCCCTGTATCGTACTGATACAGAGCAAGCATCATTGCGTCCGTAAGGTTTGGTTCGGTGCACTGCTGTTGCGCCAAAGAACGAGATGCATCATTGCCCGGATCCATGATCTCGTCATGTTCACTTCCTTGTAGGTGCAGTCTTTCGCAGCTCATCAGCCTTGCTCGCTTTTCCAACAGCAGCACACCTAAAAAAGCACAGGGATAGGCTGTACGAGCTGCTCCGGCGGTGCCAAGAGACACTGCACATAAGGCCGACTCCTGATTGAATCCTTTCCCTTGTCGCTCACGATTGGAGTTGTCGCTCACGATTGGAGTAGCTGGACGGTTGCGTTGCAAGTGACTGGGATTAGGTTTTTCTCCTCGTTTGCCATTAGAAAATCCGAGAGACGCGTCCAGATCTGACGCGCGGTTTAGTAGTAGTACAAGTATATACTTAGGGCCAGTTTGGTTGTCAAAATTTTTGACAAAACGACACTATATtgctttcgttgttatttggtaattagtgtccaatcatagtctaattaggtttaaaagattcgtctcgtagatttcgtctaaactgtgtaattaattttattttttatttatatttaatgcttcatgtatacGTCCAAAAATTTAATGTGACAGAGAATCTTACAAAATTTAGCATTTTAGAAGGGAACTGAACAGGGCCTTACTACATACAATACACAGAAAAAACGCACTGTTCCTGCATCTCTAACCACTATTCTTGCCTTGCCCATGCGCGTCGGCGTCGCGTTGCGAGGTCGCTCTTTTTTATGCCGCCCTGCCTGAGCCATCGTCCAAGGCACTCCGTCGTGGTCCGTACCGCGGTGTACTACAATATTGTTTGGGAAGACGGGTTTGAGGCTCGTACGTACACGCGGCGGCGGTGTAGCCCCGGCCCCGGTGTCTCTGCCTCCGCCAGCACGAGCGGGACGCAGCAATCGAACGCCATCTTGCTGGCGTCAGATACGCATGCAAGGGCGGCATGGGCGCATGGCATGGACCGACCATAGGTTAGGCCAGGACAGTCCAGAGACCACCGCGCAAGGGCCGGCGCCGCGACACGCGTCGCCCTGCGTCGGACGTTTGTCGCGCTGCCAGCTTTTGAGCTTTTGACCGGGCAAAGCAAGAGAGCCAAGGGACAAATTGAAGAAAGAACTGGTCGCGGCGACGCTGCGGTGGTGTGGTGGGGCACTGCGCGTACGATGGTACGAGTACGAACGAGTTCACGCTCGTCTCAGCTGTTCTGGCTCCGGCACTGCCGTTGGCAACGAGGAAGGCGTGGGCTTTCGGCCATTCACATGGACACGTCGTGCTCAGCAGGGGGGCGAGGAGGAATCCAGCGCATGGTTGGTTCGCCTCTCGCCGTCACGCGGATGCGGCGGCGCCGCGCCGTGTTTCCGGTGCGGCAACAGCGACTCGTTCAGGTCCGGCTGCGGCGGCATGCCGCATGCGCCATGACCCAGGGTTTGCGGTCGCGGCTGTGCACGGAAGACTCGGAACGCGGCGCAGGAGGAGAATCATGGCTCGATGGCCGGCGCAGATTGCGGTTGCTGACGCGGACGTGGTGggccgctacgacagcggtgaatTAACTGGGTGTTGCTTGGGCCCAACCGCCACGAGAAGCCCAAACCAGCAAACTTTGGATTCCAGAGTAGTGAACAAACAGCTTGGCACCCATTTTCCCGTAGCTGTGGGCCCTTAAACGGCATCAATGCAGCCCAAGTTGGACACCCATAACTTTTCACGAAGGTCTAATTCGTCCGCGCATCGATTCCACATTTCAATTGTCCTGGCCCAGCCCACTTGAGACATTTTTTGTTTTGCTATTTTAGCGGGCCGAGGCTTTGTAGTGGTGGGAATTGAGAGAGAAATTAAGGTGCGCATTCGATTTTTTTGTTCAATCTCTTTGTTTGTATTATGAAGGAAATAAGAGGGAGGGTTGAAGAGACATATCCCTGTTCGGTGTTGGTGTTTTTCAGTGGGAATTTATATTAGATAAATCACGATCGACGGTGATAATACATTTATCTTCCGTTATAGCACAATTCTCACCCCTCTTCGGAGAAGTGATTAGTTGGAGTTTGCCATCTAAACTCCTATTTCCGTTTTTCCCCACAAAACAAACAAAGTAACAAACAAACATATGGATAGGCACAAGGAATTCTCTTTATATATAGAGAGGAAATTATTTCCATGACCCTAAAAAAAAGTGCCTCTTAGTTTTTTggactttttttttatttgtcgAACGTAGTTGTTTGGCCCTGAAATGAGATTTGTTTGGTTGCTTGGCCCTTCCGTTAGTTGGATAGGATAACGATGTTAAGTTGTACGCGAAATTACTATTCTTTCCTTAGCACCGAATTAAACAGTTCAAACCTACAGATGCATTGTACGTGTCTTTTAGGTTGCTTAtatcaataatttcccaaaattaAGGTggaatatttttttataatgcaTTATTTGTACATGATAGCATCGCACTGACTATTTAAAATGCATATAAAATTGACAATAAAATACATTTAAAATGCATGTCGGCGCACGCTAGCTGTCCCGTCCTCGTCGGTCGCCGCACACTGtgacagaaccgtccgaaataacgtacttacggaggcgctcgtctttcaccaAACACTAAGCACCGCGTAaccaagctacagcgggcggtttccatcgggcacacccctagggagagcccgaaagatccacatttttccccaaggatccaataatgagaacgagttacaatacttaatctatTTCATTCATCCAGACTTCTtaaaaattatattattacatttccaaagtcaaagtgcagaatattaaacagcggaattaaaaataaacatctatcgataatgaacaAAGATCCGTCTgtacccaccagaagaatccttcacacaacgatactcctcaagcattatCTGCAACAGggggtaaataaatcctgagtacacaatgtactcgcaagacttatccgactagtggaaataatttcccgactccaaagaatatgataagttttatggtttgctggtttcctttttgcagaaaacaatactaatagtgagtccttatttatgttattattagcagtcatgattaatttattatctagtcaTTCTACGTAAGCACCTAATATacattcaagcaagagttgagcaatcagttccatttcagcaccttccatcttttagttcttactacggtgctagaccccaaacaagccgtaccagattgcctcgcgattcgcgaatcaatgtccccagctgggtaccccaaaaacgcacgctccgcttgtaccccaggcacaagcatgaccaacccatcacccttctgtcacggactcagtgcggtgcaaggacctccaccatccccgtctccaatcagtcggtccgaaaagagccgaaacccacgacaagagagcaacaagtcttccctacgcccatactcaagtatgtgctcgggataataaatctgtgacttgcccaaagacatgcaatggtcggtccttaaccgacacagacaggaaaaaaatgtaaccaagttatgccccgttggccgcaggacacaacctcttacacccaccaatacccaaaccatatccctgcccggtcacaatttttcctttccaccattttatcatgagtgatcataattatcacatattgtgagtaacggcaggttactcacgctactgataccctgagcatagcatctactcgatcTATACTAgcaggactcataggtaagtatatctatgcatgtagttttcataaaatgcctgtaacataaataaacatcatatatttatttaataatcatttaaaaatagaggttatgcatcgGAGCTTGCCTTGGACAAACAGTGGTTCAACAAAGTTAGCAACAAACGGCCAGCAAACGGCTCTACTTGACTACCGGGGATGGCGGTCCTGGCGCTATCGTCAATCTTCCGGCGAGAGGCGTGGAAGTACGGGGAACGGGCGCTGCGGTACTGCAATCACGACGTGGGGCACGCGctcgcggcggtggcggtggccgcGGCCACGCTGGGTTGGGACGCGCGTTTGCTAGACGAGCTGTCGGACGAGGACCTCGGGAGGCTCGTTGGGGTGGAGAAAGGGAGCCCGGCTTCCCCACCGGAGGGGCTGCCTGACAAAGTGGTCAAGGGTAAGGCGCCGTGGGTGGAGCGGCAGCATCCAGATTGCGCTGTTCTGCTATTCCCAGCTGGGTCTGAGCTTGAGATCAACTATGGCAGAATGAGTGAGACGCTGAGGGGGTTTGATGGGCTGGAGTGGGTGGGGAAGGCAAATGCACTTAGGGCTCGTTTGGTACGGCTCCGAGGAGATTCGGCTCCTACACTGTTTATGCGCTGTAGCGTACCAGAACCGGAGCCGGTGGCGTCGGAAATTCGAGCTTCACCGGCTCCGTGAACAGTAACCGTGCTACAGTGAGAGGGAAAAGTTGGGGAGAGAAAAATGGCTCTGGTGCTACAGTGTTGTTACAGTGTTCCATGTCATGGTGtcagccggagccggagctgctcggagcccggccaaacaaggccttagtaaaGATCATGTGGTGTGGGATGTGATATACAGAAACAGTAGAGCATGTGAAGAAGCATGGCCCTGCACCCGGAGAACGGTTTTTTGTGGTGCCACGGCAGAAGAGTCCAGCCTTGTCCAAAGGACTGTATAATGAATTAACAGTGCAGGAGGTAGTACAGCGGAGGAGAAGCGCGGTGGACATGGACGGCATGCATGTGATGGGAAGGGATACGTTTTATCAGACGCTGGTGCACTGCCTCCCATCAGGGGAGGTTAGATCAGGAGAGCAGCAAGGGCAGCAGAGTGCCCTGCCGTTCCGTGTATTACCATGGGAAGCAGAGGTGCATGCCGCACTATTTGTGCATCGTATCTCAGGGCTGCCAAGGGGGATGTATTTCCTGGTCAGGAATGAGGAGCATTTTGATGCATCGCAGCATGCCATGAGGCAGGACTTTGAGTGGGTTAAGCCAGAAGGATGCCCTGATGGTCTCCCACTCTACAGGCTGATGAAAGGGGATTGCCAGAAGTTTGCCATGCAGGTCTCGTGCTTTCAGGTATATGGAGATGTCAAATGGTGTTGTTTCAGGCTATTCATTTATAAATTATACTTAgtatttgctatgcacttagagatacgatgtctagatacatagttaaagCAATGTATgtagaaaaaccaaaacgtcttataatttggaatggagggagtatttgatttgctttattatttatgatGTTGTTTGCTGTGCTCAGATTTCCACATTCCACCATTAGTTATGTTGTTTGTTCTGCTATATTAACCATTTGAAACTAATTTTAATATTCCTCTTTTTAATTTCCCAATTGATCGTGAAACTTATGCTAGTACCTGCAGATATTTTAGTATTTATCCTCTTTTTTTAATACAGGAAATTGCCTCGCATGGGTGTTTTAGCCGTGGGATGATTGCTAGATTCGAGCCTGTGTTGCATGAGAAAGGTGAATGGATGTATCCCCGTTTGTTCTGGGAGACTGGCATTCTTGGTCAAGTGCTTTACCTCGAGGCCCATGCTGTTGGAATATCTGCCACAGGAATTGGATGCTACTTTGATGATGCTGGTAAGTTGAGCTGCCATTTTAATAGCTCAATCATAGTTTTGTACTTTGTTGGTTGACCATGGAGGCATTGTTTTTATTGAGCAATGGTCCTCTTACATTAGCTGATATAGGTGCAGGGAGTGTCTACAATGGTTAATAACATATATTTTTTTGAACACCAACACACTCCAGTCAATTTGCTCTAAAAAAAACTCCCATGCTGTTCACAACATAGAGGAGCAACAGTTTTTCTATTGAGCTTTGCAGTTTATGAACATTAAAGATCTGATGATTCATGAGTAGGGTGCTCAGCATTTTGTTTTTGTTCCTCGAACAAGCAGTATCATTTCATTTAAgaaagagtaacaaatacaataCCAACCCACCCCTTACAATATCAATAACCTATTGGTAAATGAGGAACATTTTACATGCTATAAAGGGACTCTGTTAAATACTAAGCACATACTTTGCTAAAATAAGGCAAATATTGTTTGTGAGAGTTATCTAATCAGTCCACTATCTTTGCTAGTCTTCAAGAATATTGGTGCCCATTACTTGATTCCAATACTCTTATCTGTATTGTACAACATTGCTTTTAGAATgatactaggtagcgtgctcgtgcgttgctacgggataactaacattttgtactaaaaatatacggatcgcacgataagataacaatactgtaaaaattaaataccaacgttaaaatgacatttaatccaaaaagcaaagtttatgaatttaacacagtca
Coding sequences within:
- the LOC136450891 gene encoding UDP-glucuronate:xylan alpha-glucuronosyltransferase 1-like → MGSLEARYRPAGAGEDTAKRRTQKSKSFKEVEKFDVFVLEKSSGCKFRSLQLLLFAIMSAAFLTLLYTPSVYEHQLQSSSRLVNGWIWDKRSSDPRYVSSATIQWEDVYKSIQHLNVGEQKLSVGLLNFNRTEFGAWTHMLPESDFSIIRLEHANESITWQTLYPEWIDEEEETEIPSCPSLPDPSFPRGTHFDVVAVKLPCSRVAGWSRDVARLHLQLSAAKLAAATTRGNSGIHVLFVTDCFPIPNLFSCKDLVKREVNAWLYKPDVKALKDKLRLPVGSCELAVPLSAKARLYTVDRHREAYATILHSASEYVCGAITAAQSIRQAGSTRDLVILVDDTISDHHRKGLESAGWKVRIIERIRNPKAERDAYNEWNYSKFRLWQLTDYDKVIFIDADLIILRNIDFLFAMPEITASGNNATLFNSGVMVIEPSNCTFQLLMEHINEITSYNGGDQGYLNEIFTWWHRIPKHMNFLKHFWEGDEEEVKAKKTRLFGANPPILYVLHYLGRKPWLCFRDYDCNWNVEILREFASDVAHARWWKVHNKMPKKLQSYCLLRSRLKAGLEWERRQAEKANFTDGHWKRNITDPRLKTCFEKFCFWESMLWHWGENKTNSTQNSAVPATPTASLSSS